In Pseudomonas campi, the sequence AAGGCGCGGAAGTCGGCGGTGCGCACGTTGGCCTGGCTCAGGCGGCTGAGGCGTTTGGGTAGGTCGATGATGCTCACCGAACCTTCCGGGTCGACCTGGTAGTCGTCGCTCGGCTCGCCTTCGTTGGCCACCAGCACGCGCTGGCCGTCGTGGCTGAAGATCAGCATGTCGGGTAGGGCGCCGACCTGGACCCGGCCGCGGATCTGGCCATCGGCATCGAGGAACACCACCTGACCCGGTTCGGTCTTCACGCTGTTTTCCACGGCGGCGGCAACCAGGCCCTTGTGCACGGCCACGCTGTTGATCGAGCTGCCATAGGCCGACAGGTCGATATTGAACAGCAGCTTGGGCTGGGCCGGGTCGCGGATGTCCAGGACGTCGAGCTTGCCGCTGGCGGCGTTGACCACGAACAGGCGTTGGCTGCGCGCATCATGGGCGACGATTTCTGCCGCGCCCTGCTCGAACAGGCCACTCTGGTAAGTACCCAGCGGGCTGATCTTGAGCGTGTGCGGCGAGTTGCCGGCGATAGCCGGAGTGGCCAGCAGCGAGGCGAGGGTGAGGGCCGAGGCAAGGCGGGTAAGGCGCATGGGGCAGTCCTGGAGGCGAAAAGGGCTGCTCAGCATGTTGGCTGCAGATGTCGGCACCGTTAACGCCAGAAGAACCTTTTCTGACAGCCTTGTCGGCGTATCCAAGTTTCCTGGGGGCTGCTGCATCTTTTGCAGGGGCATCCCACTCGCCTGCCTTGCCAGGGTGTTGCTTCATTCAGAGTGCGCGGTGCGCACCAATGACCTTGTGCAGGTGGTTAGAGGGCTTGCAGCGTCGCGTGGATTTCTTCGAAAGCGGGGCGCTGCGCCGGTTGCTCGCTCAGGCAGCGATCGCGCAGCTGGGTGAGGGCCGCGGGCAGCTCAGCGTCCATGCAGCGCTCCAGTAATTCTTCGAGCAGACAGCCGAAGGCGCGCACCTCGATCCGCTGCAGCGCCGCGCCTGTCGTGCTGCGCGGGGCGAAGAACGAGGCGGCACCAAAGTCGCCGAGCAAGCAGTCACCCTGCGGGTTTACCAGCAGGTTATGCGCATACAGGTCGCCATGCAGGATGCCCTGGGCATGCAGATGGGCCACGGCTGCGGCTGCGCCGCGGGCGATGCGCAGGACTTCGGCGCGGCTGAAGCGGCGCTCGGTCGGGTACTGGTCGCGGGTGCAGCTGGCCAGCGAGGGCGGGCCCGCCAGTACCCGGTAACTCGGTTCGATCAGTTCCAGCAGCAGGCCGGCCGGTGCGCCAGGTTGCTCGGCCAGCGGGCCGGCCACGCGAATCAGGTTGGGGTGGGCGCCGGCAGCCAGGCAGGCGGCCATTTCACTGTGGGGCAGGCCGTCGCTGGTCAGCGCGCCTTTGAACAGCTTGGCCGCCATCGCCTGGGGTGGTTGGCCGGGGCGCGACCACTGGGCGCGGTGGATCATGCCGCTGGCGCCCTGGCCGAGCAGTTCGCCGAGATCCAGCTGCGTGCGCGCTATCGGCGGGTGCGGATGGCGAGCCAGGGCCAGGGCTTCTTCGCGGTCGCTGAAGGGGTTGCCGGCAAAGGCCAGCCAGCTCAGGCGCGGTAGCTGCAGCAGCCAGTCGGGCAGGCTGTCGAGGCGGTTGGCGGCAATGCGTAGCAGTTCCAGGTTGCTGCAGGCGGCCAGGCTGTCCGGCAGGCCGGTGAGCTGGTTGCCGGCCAGCATCAGCTTCTGCAGGCGCGGGCAGTCGCCCAGCTCCTGCGGCAGCTGGCTGAGCTGGTTGTCACTTAGGATCAGCCAGCGCAGGGCCTTGGGCAGGGCGGCGGCGGGCAGGTGACGCAGGCAATTGGCCTTGAAGCCGACCATCTCCAGTTGCGGGCAGTCGCCGAGAACTTCCGGCACTTCCGTGAAGGGGTTGTCCGAGCAGAACAGCACCTTGAGCTTGTGCAGGCGCGGCAGGTCGGCGGGCAAGCTGCTCAACTGGTTGGCGGACAGGTTGAGCACTTCCAGGCTGTCGGCCAGGTCGAAGATTTCCTGGGGGAATTCGCGCAGCTCGGCGGACAGGTCCAGACGGGTGACGCCGGCCAGTTCGCCACGGCGGAGTTGTTCGAGGGTGTGCATGCGGGTCGGCAGGGCGGCTGGAAAAGGTCGCAGAGGGTAGCATTTTGCCGACGGTCCGGCAGTCATGCTTCAGGGGATGGCGAATGCATTGAACCTCTGTT encodes:
- a CDS encoding leucine-rich repeat-containing protein kinase family protein gives rise to the protein MHTLEQLRRGELAGVTRLDLSAELREFPQEIFDLADSLEVLNLSANQLSSLPADLPRLHKLKVLFCSDNPFTEVPEVLGDCPQLEMVGFKANCLRHLPAAALPKALRWLILSDNQLSQLPQELGDCPRLQKLMLAGNQLTGLPDSLAACSNLELLRIAANRLDSLPDWLLQLPRLSWLAFAGNPFSDREEALALARHPHPPIARTQLDLGELLGQGASGMIHRAQWSRPGQPPQAMAAKLFKGALTSDGLPHSEMAACLAAGAHPNLIRVAGPLAEQPGAPAGLLLELIEPSYRVLAGPPSLASCTRDQYPTERRFSRAEVLRIARGAAAAVAHLHAQGILHGDLYAHNLLVNPQGDCLLGDFGAASFFAPRSTTGAALQRIEVRAFGCLLEELLERCMDAELPAALTQLRDRCLSEQPAQRPAFEEIHATLQAL